Sequence from the Gloeocapsopsis dulcis genome:
ATCACGCTCTTTGTCGATGTCAATCTCGATAAAGTGGATTTTGCCGTCAAACTCATCTACTACTTTATTGAGAATTGGTTTTAAGGTGTGACAAGGACCGCATCCAGGTGCAACGTACTTAACCATCATTAGGCGATCGCTCTCGTGGAACAATTTCCGTAAAGCATAACCACCTTGATGACGTGTTGCACTTAAATCAAATTCACCATTCTGCTCTGTCTTGACTGCTTCGTGAACTAACTCATTATCTAAATGTAAGTTTCCCGCTTGATGAAATTCTTGAATCAAACCATTGGAAGACAACCAGCGTTCAGCTAACATTGCTGCCATACAACCCGAACCCGCCGCTGTGATTGCTTGACGGTATTCATGATCTTGGACGTCACCTGCGGCGAAGACACCTTCAACACTTGTTTCTGGCGAACCAGGCTTGGTGACAACATAGCCTACATCATCAAGTTCAATTTGTCCTTGGAAGAGTGATGTATTTGGTTTATGACCAATAGCGTAAAATAGCCCTTTAGCATGAATTTTACTTTCTTCGCCAGTTTGGGTATTGCGAACTTTCACGCCTTCCATATGCTTCTCATTCCCAAACACATCGATTGGTTCAGTATTCCAATGCACTTGAATCTTGGGATTACTCAAAACACGGTCTTGCATTGCTTTACTTGCCCGCATTTTGTCACTTCTTACCAGCATGTGTACTTGCGAACCATACTTAGTCAGATAAATTGATTCTTCAGCTGCGGAGTCTCCACCACCAGCAACTGCAAGTTCAGCACCATGAAAAATCGGTGTTGCACCATCGCAGATCGCACACGCCGAAATTCCTCGACTCCAAAACTCACCTTCGCAGGGTAATCCTAACCGCTTTGCTGTCGCACCAGTTGCAATTACTACGCTATGCGTTTTAAACTCGCGCTCTTCTGAACGTACAGTAAATGGACGCTGACTTAAATCAACGTAGGTAACGTCTTCTGTATATAACTCAGCTCCCCAACGTTCGGCTTGTGCCTTCATCTGATCCATTAAATCAGGTCCAGTGATTCCTTGGGGAAAGCCTGGGAAATTCTCTACTTCAGTCGTTGTCATGAGCTGTCCACCAGGCAAACCCCCAACTTGAAAGCCTTCAAATACAATCGGTTTGAGGTTAGCTCGTGCAGCATAAATCGCGGCGGTATACCCAGCTGGCCCAGAACCAATAATTACCAAGTTCTCTACTGTTGGATTTGTCATGGATACTTACATGAACTCATAATGACTACGCTTAAATTAGTATAACAAAAAGTTACATATGGAGCTAGCAATACCGTTGCAGATTCTAAATTAAGTTAAAGTCAAAGAATATCTTGCAAATCCAAGACAAATCCTGGTAGAACATCTTCACCTGATAGGGTGACAGGTGAGTGTAATATTTCTACTGGTTGTCCTTGGCGATAGATTTCCACGCGCTGGTTTTTAGGGTCAATTAACCATCCTAAGCGTACGCCGTTGTCACAATATTCCTGCATTTTGGCTTGGGTGGTTTCTAAGTCATCGCTAGCAGACATCAACTCTACCGCAAAGTCAAAAGCTAAAGGCAAAAATTTATCTGGATCGGGGTTG
This genomic interval carries:
- the trxB gene encoding thioredoxin-disulfide reductase, coding for MTNPTVENLVIIGSGPAGYTAAIYAARANLKPIVFEGFQVGGLPGGQLMTTTEVENFPGFPQGITGPDLMDQMKAQAERWGAELYTEDVTYVDLSQRPFTVRSEEREFKTHSVVIATGATAKRLGLPCEGEFWSRGISACAICDGATPIFHGAELAVAGGGDSAAEESIYLTKYGSQVHMLVRSDKMRASKAMQDRVLSNPKIQVHWNTEPIDVFGNEKHMEGVKVRNTQTGEESKIHAKGLFYAIGHKPNTSLFQGQIELDDVGYVVTKPGSPETSVEGVFAAGDVQDHEYRQAITAAGSGCMAAMLAERWLSSNGLIQEFHQAGNLHLDNELVHEAVKTEQNGEFDLSATRHQGGYALRKLFHESDRLMMVKYVAPGCGPCHTLKPILNKVVDEFDGKIHFIEIDIDKERDIAETAGVSGTPTIQLFKNQELLMEVKGIKQKSQYRQLIEANL